The Silene latifolia isolate original U9 population chromosome X, ASM4854445v1, whole genome shotgun sequence genome contains the following window.
TATTTTTAAATAGAAATAGACCGCCTCACAGTATAAGACCGTCTTGATCTATAAGTTATGTTAACAGAACACCATTACTCAAATATTTCCGTATATCCTTATTTTTTAAAATTAGtcttaaaaacaaattatctaAATGGAATAAGTGAAGAAATGGAGGAAATATATGTTTTACGAGTAAAGTTTATGATTAAAATCAACACAATAACGTGCTTTTTTTTGTATTCATAGTATTCGAGATTTTGAATACTGCGCCTCCTCATATATTAAAGATCTCATATGTTTTTGTAACTATAAAAAAAATACGAGATATTCATCAAAAGGGCCTCCATCTAATATTTGGAACAAGGCCTCAACATTCCATTGGCCGCCCCTGATATGAGCTTATTATAAAACACTTCATCCCGACTTTATAGTCCCAAATCTGATTATTGTCGATCAATCAATCTCAACTTCAACCTTTAACTTTTCCAAATATCTGTAGAGATTTAATATAAGTAATCTTTGATTCATAAAAGAATTTTCAGATTATGGGTTTTTCTAAAGGCTGTAACTAATGTATGGTGTGAGAAAATATTGATCATATTTGACATCGTCTGGACCACCAAAGTCAAATGGAGACAATTGATTTGGAATGGAGTGAGAATGAACATGCATCTACATGTATTACTCTGCATTCTGCAACAAGTGTAGACATCAGTCACATCACATTAGCAAAGCTCATATAGAGACGAACCTCCGCAATCTTTTTCGCAAAATACATGGGATGGGAAGAACGCATTGTTTCCAGTTTAGCCCAGTCCCCCAAGGATTCGTCAGAATCAGCCCCGTCCTCTTCATCTTCGAGGATGTCAATCCAGCCCTGTAAACGAGAAAAACAAGATAATCAGGAAAATGTAGCTTAACCGAAACAATAGAATGGACAGATAAAGAATTCTCACCCCCTCAAACTCGTCATCACCATCTTCTTCGgtgtcatcatcatcctcatcatcatcatcatcaaaatcactTTCTTCCTCCTCGATTTCCTCAATGCCAAAATCAATTGAAGACGGGCCTGATAGCTCCATCTCATTCAACATCTCCTTTGTATCAAGACCAATGATGACTTGCTGCATTAAAGAAACCCTAAGTTTTGGAATTATCATGAGACTACACCTGAAACTTTACGTCTTAGTTAACAGACTACAATTCACTATAataatcacaaaaataaaatCTCCAGTGTCATGCTACTTACAACATAGTTATTATCAGAAGTCAGGGTCTGCATAATGTCTTCGTCGTTATTCACCTGGAAGTAAACATCTGTGAACAAGGCACATATAGAACTTTCAGCAGCAATGACTGAAGGAAATATGAATTGTTAAATTACTAATTGCTTAAGGAACAACACTAACAACAACTTACTTCCATGTTCATCAGTCATGTATGGTAGCTCTGGCCAGAAAATGTTTTCATGAACTTCATCATTGATCAAGCCGGAGAACATTAAAGTTGCCTCGCTGTTCACCTGACACAACATGTCAAGCAATATCAGCTAAAAGATCAAGAATGACAGCTATTCAGCCAAGTATTACACAGGGAAAAAAAATATATGGCAGTCTCAAGACCCTGATAACTCTATGTGGCTCTGCCAAGTAAAataaaaactatcagtccaaaAATATGCGATCAACACCATGTGGCCCCGCTACTGCAGTGAAGACAGCAAGACACCAGCTTTTTTAAATGGTTTAGAAGTTGGGGTGTTACGACTACAGCGAGGTAAGGGAGGTCAAATGTATTGCACTTACAAACATGCTCAAGCACCCTTACGCATACAATTGCCAAAATGATTAACTAAATCACCAACTACTTCGACGAAATATGCAGGACAGTGGTATGACACAATCTTCATAACCTAATGTACATATGAATAATATAACAATGTCTATATACCTCGATGATGGTTCGACAAGTTTCTGCAGGCGAAAGTCGACCTTCTCCAGCACCAACTGCTTCTGAGACCAGTATATCTTCAAATGGATGGTAACTAGACTTGCCATTCTCCCCTACCTCATCAGACCCTGATCCCAGAAACTTCCCACATGCTTGAATCCTATAATTAGCTGACCCTTTTCTCTTATTCAAAGAATTATCAACCTTTTTCCTCAATCTCTTCACTTTATTCCTGACAAACCATATAAAAGTCACAACCCATTTCCTCCCAATTTCATAAAACACAACCCATCAACATAACAAAGACTCCTTCTgcctcaatcatttatttaccttttattaaAATACCCTTCATGGCCTCACAAGGAATAAAAAAAAAGGTAGAAAAATGAACGGGGCGGAGTAAGTACAATGAGATTAACCTCCAATTATAAAAAGAACCAAACTTTAGCTAAAATTACTAAGTCAAAAAATCATGGGCTGGAATTAAAATTACCAAGGAACTGCAATATTAACTCCTACAACATCATCAGAATTCCAAATTGGACGGCAACCTGATACAATATGCAAAAATGGTACTTATTTAGACATTAAACAACAATAATACCCCGTGCCTCAATAGCTCCCGAAAATTGCACAAAAAAGTTATTTCCGAATAACCCAAGATTAAAATTGAGAACAAAAACAGCACTAAAACCAATAAAGTTTCAAACTTTATACTAAATTAATCTAAAAAAACATGGGTTTGAAAGAAAAATTACATGCTATGGAGGAAGATGAGCTCAATTGAACAGCCATGGATGAATCAATAAACATTGCTTAATTTGCttttaaacaataataaaaataataagaataTTAAAAAGAGAGTTTTTTTTGTAGTAAAAGTGTAGAGAAGATGTGGATGAGAGAGATTAGCAGCTAGTGGTAGTGTGTGTTATTGGAAGTTTTTGGAGGATGAAATGGAAGATGCcattttttttggtatttttttcTGATCTTTTTGAGATTGTATCGTTTTTTGTCCGAAATGAGCAGTTTATACGTACACTATGGTCCAATTAAAACGTGCTAATCTGACAAATGTATAAGATTGAttgggtatgagatatgagactGTGTTTTGTGATATGGTGGTGAATTTGTCATTCAACAATTTGGCAACTTTTTGACGATGCACTAACGACTTTGATCCATTGGTACTTTGGTAGGATACTACCGTATTAGTATAGACCCCTtacaatatactccctccattcaactccacactaccactttcttttttcacgtttgccaacgcgacttttacgcgctaaatatcgttagctacgtacttgcaaaaaatataaaagttagatatttttaatgtactcgtaacgtcgaataaaacaagatcccacatgaatatattttcacgtATGTATtgggagaaaattgaaattgaatgcttaactatgaatagtgtacaaaatagataatggtagtgtggagttgaatggagggagtatttacaGTCCGTTATCTATATTCAGTGTGTACAACGGCTAGTCGCTACTAAAAAAGCTCACAATCGAGAGCTATTAATTTATTACTCGGGTTTGGTTAAAAAATAAGTCTATATATGTAAGTTGACATATGCAGTGCATGGTTGGCTCGAACATAATATAGGAACGAGTATACTGCGCTTCTAAAGGAAACCAGATACTCCTTGTGGTGGCGTTATACTTCAACATGATACCGGTAAGTTAGTTATGTTTCACTTTCTCTTGCGTAATTTGTACCTCCATGAGAGCCTTATGGCACTCGCTAATTCGCTATGGATTTGCAATTTGTGAAAGATCTTAATGTACCAAACTGTTGGTGAACATGGATAATAAGGTGTGTGTCAAGCTAATTACCAAGGTCAGTTGCTAAGTATTTAGCATTCGCAATTTAATGCACCGCTGCAAGTCTCGTATTAACTCGAAAGGATGGATTTTCAATATTGAGCATACTTATCGTAAAGCTACCAGAGTTCTTGATTGGCTTGCAAATCTCAAATCTCGTCATCGACTAATTTGGTTACCTTAGATTCCCCTCCTCGGGATCTTTGTCTCATCCTTCGAGATGACGTATTCGGAGTTTCTCTTACTCGATTGATTCCATAGAGTCTTGTCCTCTCTTGTAtaccaaaccaaaaaaaaatagcAATATATGCACGATATATATAAACTTTTACttatttaatgtatttttttAATAGACTTGAAATTAACACCTTgttaatttttatatttttcatcattgtattttggtttaaacAAAATAAACCTGCAGAATTAATTAAGAGAATTGAATAATGTTATGATATAGGAgtgtttattttaattacaaaaaaTGTTCACCTACAAATgaattttatcataaaaatcccGGAGATAAATATTTTGCATTATTACAAATAACAATTCACATATTATACATCAAATGTAGTACAACTGGTTGTGTAATTTGTGagttttataataaagtttttgaattttgttttaaaaattatgagtgttACTACATAGCTTATAAGCTCGTTCACTTAAACATTAAGTTAAAAAAAATGTAACATAGTTCAAAAATTATACATATAAATTCagttaattttaaattttgaagtcaaaaaattaaaatataacttataaattttaaaaactcagaaaaaatacatatataaGCTCAAGCGAGTAGGTCTCTTGAGAGAGAGGCCTCTCAATACGTTTATTGAGAGACTAtttacaatttaaaaaaaaaaaagtggaactaaaagtaataaaataggtacaaatcatgattaaagataaaatggggtacatttattatgtaaataggcacgaaattactatgtcacgatcaagaACAAAAAAggtcacgaaatacaaataaaatggTACGAAAGACTGGGGtctcaataacttattgaaagACCGTTTTTCCAAAGTTTTAGTGTAAGCTCAATTACTAAAAAGGGGTCTAATATAATACATCAAATGCGTGTTCTTTCCGATAATTATACTCTCTTATAATATTTCCCACATATATTTTACTAGGCTAGGGTTCTGTTATGTTCCTTTCTAGGTTATTTTGTATTAggtcttagagagtattatataaattCTCCAAGTCTCTCTCTAGCAGTTATGCATATCATACAGTTTtgaatctgtaatctgaaaactACTCAAAATCAATAAAACGCTTATCATACAACCAAGCCCAAGGACATTCCACTCTAAAACTAATTGACAATAGAGGGAGTAGCCCTTTGTCTTATAAAGTAGATTTTTCTTCTCTAATTCTACAATGTAGGACCTTACATGTGTAACTCATACATGTTGGAGCTTATTCTCAACAACCAAGATTAAGATATTAGATATTTAACAATATTATGTCTCCTAGTTTAAGGAAATGGATAGTAGCAAGTTTTTCTGATCTCTTGTTGTATATCGTTTTCATGAATATGTTCGGGGATGGATGAAGATAAGAAAAATAATCCGATTGAGGAGGTCTGTGAGCAACCGAGATGTAGGCGGGACTCGGGAGGATCTAACCTCCAAAGAGGCAACCCACAAGCTCGAAATATTTGGACCCAACAAATTAtacgagaaaaaaaaattaagattGGGGATTGTGAAGGTGGATTATTGGAGTTAGGTCAATTAATAGGATTATTCTCTGTGTTTTTGTGTAGTTTAATGGTGGTTTAACGGTCATTATTTTTGAGGAGGTGCGGTGATAGTACGATGGTTTGTGCGGCGGAGGTGTGGTGGTGGAATTTTGGGCGGGAAATTAAGTAAAATGAAATGGAAGAGTGGAAGAAAGGGAGCGGTATATTTTGGACTAAGTTAGGTCTTGTGCAAGTGTGCAATTCACTTAAGAGTTAGGATATGTGCAAAGTTGTATGGGTATGTATAAATAGATAGTATTTCCTCTTCCTGGTTAATTATGTCCCggttaattatttttagagaCCTATCAATTATTTATTATTCTATTTTAGTAATGTTTTTGGTggaattcacactcaatttgatctACAAATAATAGGACTGAGGGAGTATCTAGTTCGATTTTGTTCCATCAAAAAGTACTGATTCAAAAAAGTCGACCAGCCACCCACCCGGCCACCCATAACGTAACATTGCTTGATATATTGTGCTGATTCTTTCCCAATCACTCCCTCAGTATTAGTTTACTGTTGGTAAATTAAATCAACCACTGAACTTCTAAGCATCAGTCTTTACTGTAAACTCAATCCCCTCACCAAATTACACTTTGAATTTCTTCCAATTTTTCCAGATTTCCAATTATAATCTCTCTTCAAATATGCTTACTTTAAGTTACCCACCACAAATAAAACCCCAAATCTTAAAATTTATCCCTCTTATTAACATCAAGAGCTCAAGAAATGTCATAGTAAGTTATAAAGTTCTTACCTTTCTTCCAATTATTCACCAATTTTTattctaattttttttaattaaattctGGGTTTAATTTGTTGTGTGAAATGATATTGTAGGTGTGTGGATTAAAAGGTCCAAGACCCAGATATCCAAGAGTTTGGAAAACCCAAAAGAGGATTGGGACTATCTCTAAAGCTAATAAGCTTGTTGATTCTGTAAGTTTATCTTGTTTCCCTTGTTtgtttcattgaattattatcgCGGGGAATTTCAAACAATGATAACTATTGACCATGACGGAGGAAGTAATAAGTACTAGTATAAAACTAAAAACATAGTGGATATAATATAATATACAGTATGTTGTAGACTTGTAGCCAAAGCTAAATTTATGGTCTGTGTTTCGATATTGAATTCCCCCGTCTCCTTCATTACAGTCAATTGTTCGCCTTTCTTTTGGAATCAGTTAGCTTGGTGTATAGGCAGATACGGTTTATTGATTTTGGCTGTGTTAAAATTTGCATTTCTGGATAGAACAGTCTGTTCTGCTTGGTTCgcttttggattatggtggactaATACATATTCCCtatgtcccggtcaattgttgtcctttggttttgtcACAAAGACCttgtccttttgttttggcacaaagaccaaggaaagaggagagggccaattactaaatgataaGTGGACCAAagtgagtgtgaatgatcaaattgctcatcaagttcattcttaaaatagaaaggccAATAATTGACTCAGACACCCCAAAagggaataggacaacaaatgaccgggacagagggagtagctTTGAGTGAACTGTGTGCATTACTTGTTTCTTCATGTTGAAATGAAGCTGGTTGATGCATTTCCTTATCGAGTTAAATGAGGTACGGAGTAAGGCTTAGTATACTTGAACAACCTGATGGTTTCCCTCCCCCAAACAGCAAAAGCTTCCACAATTTAGATTCTTACTTTTGTGTGCTTTGATATCCAAGATTCCATGTTGCCCGCCACCGCTGAGGTCTTGGCCTAGTGGCTGAGATTTATGAGCTTTGGACGATAGTTTGTGATTCTAATCCCTCCTCCTTGTAATTCTATTGGCCTTGCATTTccgtttacaccaaaaaaaaaaaataggttaGGTCTTCAGTGGAAAATCTGACACGTAGATGATTCTGGTTTATGTGGTACACTTTAGTCGTAGATAGAGAGTAACAAATTGCATAATCTGAGCTTGATTATCACTATATGTTCTATACGGAGTATAATTTTCTAATGTAACGATGCAGATAAAGGAGCTGTCGAATGTTAAAGAAGAAGTGTACGGAGCTCTCGATGCATTTATTGCTTGGGAGTTAGAATTCCCTCTTATTACAGTGAAGAAAGCTTTGAAGACTTTGGAGAACGAGAAGGAATGGAAAAGAGTGATCCAGGTACTAGCCGTTCTGTAGAGCAGTGTGAGTGTTGAATTGACATAAAGAATAGTTTCGTCTGATTAAGTTAATTGCTCATGGGGTGTAGGTGACTAAATGGATGTTGAGCAAAGGTCAAGGGAGAACTATGGGAAGCTATTACACGTTACTGAATGCTTTGTCCGAGGAAGAGAGACTTGAGGAGGTTGAAGAGCTTTGGGCAAAGTTATTTTCGAAGAATCTGGAAAGCACTCCTCGCATGTTCTTTGAGAAAATGATTACCATTTACTATACCAGAGAGATGCACGACAAAATGTTCGATGTATGTGTAACTCTGCGTTatctaaatttaaatttttactcTCTATTACAAATTTATTGTCCACGTTTGACTTTGGTGGTAACTGATGTCAACTTTGACCATTAGTTCTCTAATTATATGTTGAGACATCTAAATTTGTTCATGtttgatttttcgaaaataaCTATTTTCCGGAgaatataatattattataaaGTTGCAACTAGTTTATATTGTGACTTAGTGAGAAAATATAGACTTGATATTTTGGTGCATGTCAGCTTTAACTTCTACGATTTGTATGCCGTCCCCCCTTCTTTTGTACCATTGACTAATTGAGTCGAAGTGCTTTTCGGGTAGACAAGGAGCGGGATCCTGGGTTTAGGCTTCACATAAAGAACACTGCAATGCAAGATGATATCACATGTCAGGCTACCATCTGGCCTATTACTAGTTGTAGTTATTTTACAACTTCAAGAAAAATATACATATATGTAGCTGTGAGTTGTTTATACGACGGAGATTGTGTTTCGTGTACATAGACTATAATCTTGAAGATATTTCAGTTTACAGACACCTCATATAGAATTTCATGGCAAAGGGATTGTATTTTCCACACAAGTGAAACCTAAGCTTGGTGCTgctgctgtttttttttttttttttttttttttccttttctggGGCTCCCCGTCATACTTCTTCTTTGTAGGTTTTTGCTGATATGGAGGAACTTGGTACGAAACCAACAGTGTCAATCGTCTCAAAGGTTGGAGATGTCTTTCGAAAGCTGGGTATGATGGACAAATATGAGAAGCTACACCAAAAATATCCTCCACCCAAGTGGGAATACCGGTACATCCAAGGTAAGCGTGTGAAAATTCGTACCAAATTGCCAGGGGAATCCTCCAATGATAACAAGTATGATGGACTAAAGCTAGAGGCTAGTCATCCCGGTGAAGATCCGGATAGGCTGGATGAGGAATGTGATCAGTAATCAAAGCAGGTCCATGAAGATGGCAGAATGTATTGTACTTGACAACATGGGTCAGACGGAGAAGGAACCTATTGGGGCcattaatgattacatatgtatGCGGTAACTGGGATACGCTCTGCAAATTTACGATGCTCATGAAAGTGAAAAGAAATGTAGTCATTATGTAAATATAGGTCTAACAAGAAATTGACTTGGTAAAGCCAAATTATACTTGTAGAATCATTGATGATTATGCTTGTAGGTTCTTATAGTTTTCTCGGAAATCTTATCGCGGCCACCTGATAAATATTGTAAGGTTATCCTGACCATATTTTGAAAAAGTGTGGCGCAACCGATTTCATGACCAAAATTAGATTGTGAACTGATTTcatgaccaaaacaatatttcatTCGCACGATTGATTATCACAAAGGCATAAGTTGCAACAACTCAGTGTCAACTGCTCTTCTCTTGCCCAAGGTTTCCTGTTTTTTTACACCCGAATAATACTAATCTGTGAAAAGCATCATGTAGCTCAGCAAGCTGTATATAGAAGGCAAAATGGTAAATCTATCAAAAATGTGTGTACATATGGTGGATCATCCAAAACTAAAACTAATACTTGAACGTAGTTTATTAAAGTAAACAAATTCCTGACGATGTGATCCGTGTACATCACTCCTAATCTGAATCAGAGCCGTCAGAACTTGAGTGTTCATCCTTCTTAACATCACCATTGGCAGTGAGCTTCCTCTTTGGGTCATGCCCATCTTCTTCGTCCTCGCTGTACTCACTCTCATAATCATCATAATCTTCTTCCTCGATCTCTTCCTCTTCCTCGGCTCCGTCCTCAATCGCAGGCCCCTCTTCTGCAATGGCACCGCCCCTAGTTCCGGCCCTTGTTCTTTTTAGAATCTTAACCTTCAAAGCTGTTTTTATATCGCACCCAATCCAAGAATCACACAAACAATAACACGTCATACCATAATTCCCCTCTGGTGGGGCCTGGAACTTTCCCATCACCAGGCGGGATCCGGACTTAACTTTCTCAACCGCTTCTCTAACTGCTAAACTGGTTTCTTTCGGACTGGCCCCTGAAACTTCCATCATTTCCTCAATTGCCTTTGAGGCAGTAGTCAAAGCTGTGGCTTCATCAATGAAGCTAATCTTCTGGGAGAACCAAACATCATTAGAGTTTGAGTCTGCAAGTAAAAACCAGATATTTTCGTCTTTGTGGTTTGGATAGTAAGGAGCATGGGGAAGAGCTCCGATTAAGCCATTCGGGCGGGCAAGTTTGACCCAAGCCTGCAGGGTGACAATGTCTCCCTCCTGGATACCCTCTTCACCTTCAGTTTCACACTTGACCTCCATAGATAATGATGGCATCATCTCAAGTACCTTTTCGACATCATCTACTTCAAATGCAGAAAAACCTGCAACTTGAGACAGCAGTTCTGCACGCTCTTCTGGTTTCATATCTCGGAGCTCCTCAAAAGACCGCACCTTCTGCAAATACAAGAACTCGGGTCACGTTGAGATGTAGAAGGAAAATTACATTGTGCTTTTTTTGAAGTCTATGGACGTTGACATAGTATTATCAATATTTCTACAATCGAATACCCAAAGTTATCACGGATTTTGGTTAAGAAATAAATACCACACATAATCGTTACAGAGATTGATAGTAGTACCACTACCAACAAAGTGCACTTATCTTCTTGAGAGCTCATGTATCGAGAACTCAAGAGTTAAGCGTACTTGTTGGTCACTTCCTGGAATTTTCAAAGTGAGTGCACAAGGCCAACATGCGCTGAAAGTACATGCGTTAGCCTGTGGGTCTATACACAACCCGACAGCTACCACGTATATCTACTTCCATACTGTAAGACAAGTGTTGCAAGATAGCTCCTAGTTTTCTAAATAGCTAATGCAATGCCACATCGTTGCTTATAAGCAGCTAAGCCTCAGGATAAGTCGACCACATTAATAACTAACAGGGAAATCTTAAATGATGTCCAGTATGCCAACAAACCTTGCGAGCAATCTTTTTGATAACAGCCTCACTAAAATGCGGGAGCTGCAAAAATGGTGCAATGCCATCTGTTGAACCACCACCAGGTTTCTTAGCGCTGAGAGGAACAGCCTGCATGCAAAATTAAACAAGTATAATTTATGCACCATATAGAACATAAAACAAAAGAGTTAACAACAGACAACCCATTGTCCCATTATAACACCGACAAAGATTGCAGCCATAACATAGCAAAGAAGTCTTATCTGCAGAAAGTATACCATTAAACATCCTAAAAATAAGAGCTTCAGGCTCTATACAGACCAACCTGGGTAGAAGTTACAATGGTATTTAGGCTTAGTCTTATGTCTTACCATCCAACCATATTTATGATTACGCAAACAATATTCTCTTTTTAAGCCAGGGGTAACTTGTGATGGTCACTTTTAGTTTAAAAGTGAGGTGATATAACCAGTATAGGTCTACAATTTTCTTGAATCATTGTCAAATGAATCATCAATACATAGAAAGGGTTCCCTCAAAAAAAAATAGATAGAAAGGGTGGGACCCTAAACCAAATAACTAAAAAATTCCCGTAATTAACATGCACTTCCTTTTTATACACAAGAATACAACACCATGGACTTCTCTTCATAGTAAAGAAAAAGTCATTCCGATGCAATGCTCGGCACAATTTTCATTACGAGTCATCCGTAAACAATCGCCTTGTGTTGTTGACACAAAGGTAGGGCTGCACACATCCAATCACCCATACCCCGCCATCTGCAGAAGCCCATTAGGCATGTATTCCATTGTATGAATACAGCAACATATTGTCCACCATGTTTTATTGGTccattttatttacttttttggGGAGTTGGGGACTGATCAGGTTAACTTTTTCACTCAAAAACTTAACATCATCTTTGGATGATAACTTTTACAGCAAAATATTTTGGTTGCCTTCAAGGCTTCAACTACTCCCTTCTTTCCGCTTTCTTCTTTCCACTTTTAATGTTCCGCTTTGTTCTTTGCATTTCTTCTCTTTTCTGAAATTTGTCAGTAAAATTACAAAAAAAGCCATTTGCCAACCAAACTTACTCTTATAAATAACTTTAGCATCATACTCATGTGATGACTGATCCACCCTATGTTACTCCAACACTTCACTTAGCTGCCTTGTCGCGTGTTCGACATGTATCGTGTCCGACATGACACAACAATTTGACACTTCACTTTAAACCACAAAATAGAAAATTTCGCACAAGATAGCCGTATCCGACCCAGGTCAGACACAGAGAGTCAGAATAACACATACTCTACCTTCCAATCAATAACTGAGGGCGGGCTTATGAAAAGGAGACAAACCATAAACAGGCTTTATTTTTCTAGAATTTCAGTTTAAGCACCCGGCATTCAGCAAGTACGAAACTTTCTCAACAAGCATATCTTTCCATGCAGAATAAGAACACCGTATACAACATGGTTTAGAAGCTGATTGCTTAAAACTAAGCAGCTCAATTTTAATACCTGAATGATGCATTGCGAAAGCTCAACAACCCCAATTGCAGGTCTAAGCCATCCATGGCCTTGAGCAGTGCGCGGTATAAGAGCCATCTGCATCACAGTATCATAAACTAT
Protein-coding sequences here:
- the LOC141618374 gene encoding uncharacterized protein At3g49140-like isoform X2, with protein sequence MFIDSSMAVQLSSSSSIACCRPIWNSDDVVGVNIAVPWNKVKRLRKKVDNSLNKRKGSANYRIQACGKFLGSGSDEVGENGKSSYHPFEDILVSEAVGAGEGRLSPAETCRTIIEVNSEATLMFSGLINDEVHENIFWPELPYMTDEHGNVYFQVNNDEDIMQTLTSDNNYVQVIIGLDTKEMLNEMELSGPSSIDFGIEEIEEEESDFDDDDDEDDDDTEEDGDDEFEGGWIDILEDEEDGADSDESLGDWAKLETMRSSHPMYFAKKIAEAASDDPIDFMEQQPAGIAIQGLLRPAFIEEQTVIQKHMSNHREKNADIGKGAKAKEEKDNDLANGTAFYKLEMAKIELISAHGSQIPVEVEDYRNAFPDAIAHSASKIISRVNAAGEKTTNALKSLCSRCKGLQVEEASLIGVDTLGFDLRVCSGTQVQTLRFAFTSRATSEYSAERQLNDILFPRSNQKVQKVKQTRKKES
- the LOC141618374 gene encoding uncharacterized protein At3g49140-like isoform X3 codes for the protein MFIDSSMAVQLSSSSSIACCRPIWNSDDVVGVNIAVPWNKVKRLRKKVDNSLNKRKGSANYRIQACGKFLGSGSDEVGENGKSSYHPFEDILVSEAVGAGEGRLSPAETCRTIIEVNSEATLMFSGLINDEVHENIFWPELPYMTDEHGNVYFQVNNDEDIMQTLTSDNNYVQVIIGLDTKEMLNEMELSGPSSIDFGIEEIEEEESDFDDDDDEDDDDTEEDGDDEFEGGWIDILEDEEDGADSDESLGDWAKLETMRSSHPMYFAKKIAEAASDDPIDFMEQQPAGIAIQGLLRPAFIEEQTVIQKHMSNHREKNADIGKGAKAKEEKDNDLANGTAFYKLEMAKIELISAHGSQIPVEVEDYRNAFPDAIAHSASKIISRVNAAGEKTTNALKSLCSRCKGLQVEEASLIGVDTLGFDLRVCSGTQVQTLRFAFTSRVFSPLTYFS
- the LOC141618374 gene encoding uncharacterized protein At3g49140-like isoform X1, whose protein sequence is MFIDSSMAVQLSSSSSIACCRPIWNSDDVVGVNIAVPWNKVKRLRKKVDNSLNKRKGSANYRIQACGKFLGSGSDEVGENGKSSYHPFEDILVSEAVGAGEGRLSPAETCRTIIEVNSEATLMFSGLINDEVHENIFWPELPYMTDEHGNVYFQVNNDEDIMQTLTSDNNYVQVIIGLDTKEMLNEMELSGPSSIDFGIEEIEEEESDFDDDDDEDDDDTEEDGDDEFEGGWIDILEDEEDGADSDESLGDWAKLETMRSSHPMYFAKKIAEAASDDPIDFMEQQPAGIAIQGLLRPAFIEEQTVIQKHMSNHREKNADIGKGAKAKEEKVEDVDVGIINGHAHMPHSAEDNSVSDEGLKQDNDLANGTAFYKLEMAKIELISAHGSQIPVEVEDYRNAFPDAIAHSASKIISRVNAAGEKTTNALKSLCSRCKGLQVEEASLIGVDTLGFDLRVCSGTQVQTLRFAFTSRATSEYSAERQLNDILFPRSNQKVQKVKQTRKKES
- the LOC141618376 gene encoding pentatricopeptide repeat-containing protein At4g21190: MLTLSYPPQIKPQILKFIPLINIKSSRNVIVCGLKGPRPRYPRVWKTQKRIGTISKANKLVDSIKELSNVKEEVYGALDAFIAWELEFPLITVKKALKTLENEKEWKRVIQVTKWMLSKGQGRTMGSYYTLLNALSEEERLEEVEELWAKLFSKNLESTPRMFFEKMITIYYTREMHDKMFDVFADMEELGTKPTVSIVSKVGDVFRKLGMMDKYEKLHQKYPPPKWEYRYIQGKRVKIRTKLPGESSNDNKYDGLKLEASHPGEDPDRLDEECDQ
- the LOC141618375 gene encoding dnaJ protein ERDJ2A-like, which encodes MAASEENSSLFPIFILTMMALPLVPYTIVKLCRAAKKKSKSLHCQCVVCSRSGKYHKSLFKRISNFSTYSNLTLVLLWVIMGFLAYYIKNMSSELQVFEPFSILGLQPGASDSEIKKSYRRLSVQYHPDKNPDPAANQYFVEYIAKAYQALTDPVSRENYEKYGHPDGRQGFQMGIALPQFLLNIDGASGGIMLLSIVGVCILLPLVIAVIYLSRSAKYTGNYVMHHTLLTYYHLMKPSLAPSKVLDVFIKAAEYMEIPVRRVDDEPLHKLLLLVRSELNLDTKNIKQEQAKFLKQHPPLVKTQLLIQAHLTRETAGLPPTLNGDLKRVLELAPRLLEELMKMALIPRTAQGHGWLRPAIGVVELSQCIIQAVPLSAKKPGGGSTDGIAPFLQLPHFSEAVIKKIARKKVRSFEELRDMKPEERAELLSQVAGFSAFEVDDVEKVLEMMPSLSMEVKCETEGEEGIQEGDIVTLQAWVKLARPNGLIGALPHAPYYPNHKDENIWFLLADSNSNDVWFSQKISFIDEATALTTASKAIEEMMEVSGASPKETSLAVREAVEKVKSGSRLVMGKFQAPPEGNYGMTCYCLCDSWIGCDIKTALKVKILKRTRAGTRGGAIAEEGPAIEDGAEEEEEIEEEDYDDYESEYSEDEEDGHDPKRKLTANGDVKKDEHSSSDGSDSD